From Girardinichthys multiradiatus isolate DD_20200921_A chromosome 19, DD_fGirMul_XY1, whole genome shotgun sequence:
aaataattaactttatcacaatatgctaatattttgagaaggacctgtatacttccTTTTGAAAGGAAGGTTTTACGTAAACGTCAGTAGAACGAGTCATTTCCTAatctattcattcatttaatttGTATGTGTTCTTCAAAACAGATGGTTCACTTTGTATTTCTCACCTTGAGGTTAATCGTCACCACTGTACCATTGGCCAGACCAGCGTATAAAGTCTTCCATCGGCTGTGAAGGCAGAGGACTCGGTCGGACAGAGAGAAATGTTGCTCAAATTCTCGTGTCTGGAGACAATGTGCAACATTGGGAGACATCAGTCCAAAAAGTGTGGCTCCAAACATGGCAGTTAAATGAATCAGAACCAGTTTTTTACCTTGAGATTGTAGCAGCGGATGGTCTGGTCACTGGAACCAGAATAAAGGCGATGGTGCAGGAATGGAGCTGCGGACACTAACAGGCAGGTCACTTTGGAGCTGTGACCCTCAAACACACCCACGCATTTATGACTCTGCAGCAACAAAATTGTCTTTTACTGTTGGAATTTCCAGAAACACCTGATATTAGGCAGCAGAAATGTATCACTACCCACCAGCAAGTCAAAGGCTTTGATGGTTCGATCTCCTGAGCATGTGTAGAGCAGCTCATTGTGGATCTGGAGGGCGTTCACGGCCTCCTGGTGGCCATCAAACGAACCTTCAGTCGCCATGTCATTCTCACCACGATCAGAGAATGCATCtaagaaacacaaacactcGATTTGACATCCAGTCATTAAAGGTAATATTCTATGACATGCTCATAGGCCAATGTAAGAAAATGAGGTTACATGACACCAAGGAATAATATCTGTCAGAAGGAGGATGATTAGAATTGTTCTGGCTTGATATTTCATAACAATCAACTGGCCCAGGTGGGGATCAGCACAATGATATGTCAGTAGAGTGTAATAAAACATCTGTTGAGATTTGAGCATTTATATAACGATGAATCTCTATAATTCAGAGAAAATGTTATATACAAAGAACAATAAACTGATATGCAATGGTTTAAGGTATGCATTGGATTCCTTACAGGTCCGACATCAGATGTAATAAGAGACAAACTGGACACAAATAGGTACAAAATGGGGGTATGAACTGGTGAAGGGAGCAAATTGAACCAGAACTCTTGAGCAAAACAATCAGCGAGCATAAGCAGCGTAAACAATCCGACCAACTCCAACCTAAGCCTTTTTCTCGcagaataactgaaaataaGCTAACATTTTTCTGCATAACTTGGATACACTTATCGCTTTCAGATCCCTTTGACATTTCTAAGTAAACACCTGAAGATGTGGGAAATGTACAACGACGTACCTGACGAGGTTTTGGACAATGTGACGGGAAAAGGCAGATCACTGTGAAGAAAAAAGTTCTATCATCAAGACTTATTAACGAGGCACAGGATTAATCATCTCCAGTTGTCTCTAAAAATCTTATGTTTCAATCAAGATACTTTTGGAAACATGATTTTTTAAAACGTATCTAACTTATTTAATGTAGTAAGGTGGTTGCTGTAAATGTGTCATTTctacaaatatttcaaaattcaaaataacaaaaaagactTTAtgcatcccaaagggaaattaaatatctattttttataactttttatcttgcaaaacattttcacattttctaactaagcaaaactatTTGTACAAAAGTAGGAAATGTGAATTAAACATACAAATGATTGTCCCTACTATAAATGTTTTGATAGTGTTCTTcagatgattaaaaataaagtataaagtatttttgaattgaattgaatgaaaatgaaaaggaaaaaaaaatgaaagtcaatACCTCATCACAATATAATTAAATTATGGTACTTTTTGTGAGAAatacttttattgttatttctaATTTTTACACAGTTACAGCTCAAGTCCTacctttgacatttttattactaaaatattaattaattaccTAACTTTACTACTGCTGTATGAGCTATAGATATTATAACTTGGAAATAATTTTGCAGAAAACTAGAAAATTGTGAATAActggatgtttttttaatgaccCACCACTCAGAGGATTTGCACAGATCCAAGTCACTGGTGGAGGAAACCTGGTTGCAGGCCAGGCTGTGCGGCTCAGGTTGACACGGATCTGGGACCAGAGGTAAGGGAGGAGGGGCTTGAAGGAATGCATCCTTCTGTGGCTGCTGACAGGCTGCGGTGACCTCCATGCTTCCCTCTAAATCAAGGTTCTCTGAAGGAGCAGCTTGGGGAAGCTCTACCATTGAGTCTGGAAATTCTTGGGTTCCACTTTCAGTTTTTGTGGCTGAATGTAGCGAACTGAGAGTTTTCTTGCTTCCTTCATCTGTAGGCAAACTGGAAGCACTGACCTGAGAGCCCCCGCTGGGCCTCCTACGCTGGCGCAGACACCTTGGCCTCGAGGCctcttcgtccatctcagtgtcaCTGCTCTGAAACTGCTCTGTTCCCTGAGCCTTTTTCAACACCTTCCTCTTTTTGAGCTTCCTCACACGCTTTCCGCTCCTCAGTTCGGGCGGAGAGGCAGGCAGATTAAACGCAGAGGTTGACTGCAGCGACTGAATGACAGCACTATCAGGAGCCGCAGAGCCTCTCCTGGTGGGCGATGGCTTTGACAAGCTTTTGGAGTCGCTGTAGATCAACGACGCCTCTAAAGCCTTTTCAGTTTGTTCAATCTGTGCTGATAACTTCTCGTTGCAGTCTGGAGGCTCTTCACCATTTCCTTGGTATGGCTCTAGTTTTCTGTCAGAAGACGACCCCAAACTGTAGGCAGTATCTGCAAAGTTATATATAAAAATGGATTCAATTTCATCTAAGTTGGaagcaaaataataatttcataaaGATAAACATTGCAAAACCAGGACTGAACGTTTTTTGCGATACCACAGCACCACAATGTAACAAATCAGCACTTTCAATAAAAGGCATGGCCACCAGTGTCCTGCTGCATAGCCTCTGATCATTAAATGGTGTTACCTTCACAATGGTTTGTGCCTGAAGCGACTGGAAGCTCTGGAGTGGTGCTATGTGCACAGTTGGTTGTGTTATTATCAGGGTCTGGTTCCAAGCTCACACAGACTGGGGACTGGGGCTCCTCCTTGATGACTATAGACAAAGGAAGATTGGAGGAAGGAGGGGAGGCACATTCTGCAGAATGATTAGGACTGAAAACAGCAGTGGCTGAGGAACATTCGATGGAGGAAGATGTTTCAGGAAGCTCAGCTCCAAAGGGATccattttttctttgagagtgactTCAGGTGCTTCCTCTAACGTTcctaaaaagacaaaacatgaagCTCCTTCTGTTACCTACGCCTGCCTTGAGAAAGTACCTCTTAGAAATAATTCACATTAGTCCACCAATAtcttttaaaagtattcaaagttgaacttcttcacatttttctCATATTACAAACTTAAACCTTATTGAATTTACTGGGCCTCTTCGCCATTTCTCCTTGTAGGCCTGTCAGTTTGGTAGGTTTGCGGTTGTGCCACAGGCTTTACATTTTCTGAGATGcttaaaacctgaaatattgttttcataACCCAAACCTTCTTTAAACCTCGCCACAGCTTCTTCTCTAAACTGTCTGCAGTTTTcctcggtcttcatgatgctgtttgttcactaatgttctctaacaaacctctgaggccttcagggAACAGCTGGACGTCTACTGAGATTAAAGTACACAGAGTCTATTAAGTAATTATTAATTCactaattagatgacttctagaagcccttggctgcacagaactttatttaggggtttcaGTGTGAAGCGGGCCTTCAGAAAAGATGCACGCTAAacttttcagttcagttcagatTTATCTTTTGGGGAAAAAATTTGCATCATCCTCTGTCTACTTCATATGTATGTAGTCTTCATCTTCATTATAAATCcttataaaatacatagaagtgtgttgttgtaacatggcaaaaaagttcaagaggtggGCAACCTTTCAAGAAACTTTGAACATACACTTCTAAATTCTTATTTGTGTGGGTATATTAACATGACCTGAACATTtttttgggctttttttttttttttttaccttgcatGTCTTTAAGCAAATCTATCCGTTTGTTTCTCATTGTGCTCATCTCCACAGTGATCTGAAGGACAAAAACAACTTTTAGGGCTATAAATACTCTTGGTTGTAATTACTAAGACACTAAAGACCTTTCAagattgaaataaatataatacaaaTTTCAATTATACAAACAGAAGAACCAAACATTAGTTGCACAATAGGGCTAAGTATACTGTGAGTAATCAAACACATCAACACCCCTATGACGTACAGCATCAAAAGCAAATGCTGAGAAATGGTGTGTTCATAGATTCTGTAGATGGACTGCATACCTGCTGTTTAAGCACCACGAGCCGCTGCACCTCCATGTAGGCAGCCTCCAGTGCCGCCCGGGCCTGGATCAGGTTGGTGTCCACATTCTGCAAGGACTGGCTCAGCTCCTCCTCCCGCAGTGACACTGCAAGCAGCTGGTCAATCTGCAGGCGCTCTGCACCAAGCACAGGAAAACACATCTTAACCTCTAGTGTTGGTAAAGGTCAGTGTGTGTGAAAAGTGTTCTGTAATCTGGACACACACCTCTTTTTGATTTGACTTTCCTTCTTTTGTTGTTGTGCCCCAGACAAGATGCCCCTGTGCTGGGAGAGACCtacaaaagacagaaaattgTAAGACACACCCGATTTGTTTGGAGgtgtaaaaatgtgaaacaaactcACCCTGGCTGCACGTCGCCTCTTCCCTGTCCCCTGCCCGTCGTACTGCTCCGTCCCTGAGCTGCTGTCCCCCGGCGCTAAATCAGATGGTTGGAGAGCTTTCACTGCTGCACATGCTAGTTTGTCTGGCTGTTTCTGCGCTTCCTCTTCTGGCTGACACTGATGCTCTTGCTTTTCTGGAGCGGAAGGAAGTGTAGACCCTGACTGCCCTGAGCTGAACCCCTCCTTCTCTACTGCGTCCTCTGATTTTAAAGATGCAAACATTGAATGAGGCAATGCAGGTGCAAGGCTGCTTTCTGACAAGGAGCGTTTTCGAGATTTGCTCTCCGAAGTGATTTCCATCAATGATTCCCACTGAAAATCCTCACTGAGGGATATACCAGCCTCCTCCTGGCTTTGGGACTCCTGCTCATATGGCACCATCTCAATTCCAAACCTTAGAAGGCAAAGATGAAACaggttaatttaaataaaaataattgaataCTTAAATTTTGAGATGAAATTGCTACCTTGGCATGCCTTTTCCTTTGTCCTGCTTCTTTCTGACCTCCTGATAAACCTGATCCCAGTTCACACAGCGGCGCGAGCTCGAGGAGTTTATGAGCTGTCTTACAGTCGGTTTGAGGCCAGTATCTTTTTCTGTGTCACTTCGCCTTGACTCACTTAGATTCCGCACGCGTCTGGCAATGTTCAGGTTTGGCTCATGGCCAGGTGTTTTGTTCTTGGAGCTCATGTGTTTGGTGAGGTCCCGTTTTAAGACAGGGGGGAGGTCAAGTATGGACAAAGCAGATGTGTCCGATCCGGAGGCCATCTGTGCCTCACCGGTTCTGGGAGTGTCACTCTCTGAGCTCTGCCCTGCCTCAGACACCTGCATGGCCTCAGTTTGGACCGCTGAGGGGCTGTGCTTCTCTATTTTGTTCCTTTTCTCCTCATCCTCCTTTACGGAAGCTGCAGGCTGTGAGCTCTCCGTGGTAGAGGTGCTTACATGAAGAGACTGGACAAACTTGTCTTCTGTTGATGAAGGTAGAGCTGATTCTTGACTGAGCGTAGCAGGTGATGTTGCTTTACCAGAACTCTCTCTTGCACTTTTCCCTTTGACAGGTTCACTTTGATTCTGTCTCTGATCCGTTTGTAGGTGAGGTGTCCTTTCCAAAGAGCCCCTTCTTTCAAAAGCAATCTGCCTGACAGAGATAAATGACTCCGGAAGGTACTTTTCCTGCCTTGATGTAAGGTACCCAATAGGTACCTTCTGCCCATTTTGTTTTCCACTTGGTTTTGATTGCAGACTGGAGGCCTTGCTGCGCTGAGCTTCACTTCTGATACCAGAAGGTGATGAACCCTTCTGACCTACATCCAGTGATGGTTTATTTGCCTTCTGACTGGAGAAACCAGATGCACTGTCCTGGCTGTTTCTTTGATTGCTGTTACAGCTTCCGTCTCTGAGATGGGGCTTTGGTTTTACTTGAAGCCTCCCATTCTCTTCCACATTTTGCATACTTGATACCCCTGGTTTGCGCTCAGATTGGGGCATTTTCTGAGGCTTTGAAGACTTTTGGTGCTTCTCTGGTGGATTTTGGTGAGTCTCACTATGTGATCCAGATGCAACAGGATAAGGGGACCAGCGACAGTTTTTGTCTAGCTTCGGATTGCTGCCGAACATTTTAGAGTTTTTACTGTGACAGTCTGAGTCTGCCAGTGATGCCTCTCCGTGTTGAAGCCCAGCATCCTGCTGACCAGTCGCGACATTTCTTTTACTTTCAAAGTGGGTAAAAGCCTGGCCCAAAAAATGTGTTGAGTTTGTACATACAGAATTAGACCCCATGAAACTGTGGGGTCTGGCTTTTGGGCAATACCTGGCGATATTGTTATGACCATAGAGCCCGTTACTGCTGCCTCCATTGCTGAGCCACGGCAGTCGACTTTGCTGATTACCACTGCCCCATGTCTTGTTGCTATCCACCCTTTTATGAGAAAACTCTACAGTTGGCCACTTCTGTAAATGGGGGGGATCCTGAGCATGCCACGTGGCACTCTTCCCCTGTTTGCTTTTATGCCAAGGTCTTGCCTCCTCTGTGCTGCCATCATAATAGCTGCTCCGATGCCAAGACTTGTGGTGACTAGATCCACTGAAGCCCTGCGGAGGTGCCTGCCACACACGATCCAGGCAGTAACGTTCCTTAAGTTTGTTTAGTCTCTGCTGAAACTCCTCCTTCCTcttttgttcttcttcttcttttgcctGCATTGCAGCTGCAGCCTCCTTCTCTTTTCTACAAAGGAAACACATGGATTTTACAGCTCATTAAATCACATTCCTTTAATGACCAACTTTTAAAGCTATAGTCTTAAGTAGCGATGGATCGAGAAACGGGTTGCCCACTAGAATAAGGCAGTCTTCAGCTTGGTTTCGCTCTGAACAGCCAGCTGTCAGTTGGAAACTCAAACATTGAACCTTTTTCCGCTCAGTGAATCCATGCGACACGTcaaaagtgtttgtgtttcattCAGGTTGCGGGAGAGCTAGGCTTTCACCAGATAACAGGAAGATTGAATGAGTACAACAaacttgttctgttttatcCATTTGAGCTTTGTTCctgtctgtcatggaacatgctggacTGGGTGGACtgggaaatgttggcagctttATGAAAATCTCAGAGTTGATGTTAGAATCGACATTCTGTGGGGTATATACATGGAGACAGTAATCCTAAATGCGATATAAGTGCTAATTGTTGATTTAAGGTGTTTGTAATGCCAAATCCATTCGGTCTTTGctgataaataaaagtaaagccCTTTTTCACAGCAAAGGCTGAGCTATGTGACATCTCTTCcgcttttaaaataaacaatgagCTCTCATTAAAGAAAGGCCGGAGTTTAAACCTCTTCCAGATATTGTTTTTGGACATTTCTGCCTGGTAACGTTTTTTAATCTGATTGATTTTTACTGAGTCCATGAGCATGCTTTCATTGAGAGCATGCATTAGAGAAGGATTGAGAAAGCCAGTCACAAGATCGTCAATGTAGCAGAGTTATAAGCTCCAAATGAGAGATCCATCTGTCAGGAGTCAGTGGAgactaaaaacaaaagtaaaatagGGTCTGAACAACTTTATGAGCCCATTTTGATTATGTATGGTGCCCCCATGTGGCTAAGAGTGGTTAATGCCTTTTTTCATGCAACAGGAAGTTGTCTTAACCCTACTCTATTCTAAGGAAAAATATGCCAAAACAGCTTTACTTTCAATCTGTGTACTTCCTGTCCCATAAAGATGACTTCCACCAGCTCTACTTCAAGGATCTTTGCTTTCCTTAAGTCCACtggatgtacagtgccttgctaacGTATTCATAGTATTAATATTCACAAACTTTGGAGGCTATCAAAGAACAGCTAAGATACCAATAGCAAGCTTATGTTACAAACAGGCAAACTATTAACTAATTAGGTGAAGGTAGTGGTTGCAATGGATTTCCTTTAGGGGTGTCAGATTAAATGGGGCACAATATAAATACAGATCACATATTACAGCTTTCTATTTGTAGAAAATGTTGAATATTACTTTACAATGATGAATTACTTTGACTTggtcaaaaacataaaatcctaatagaaAGCATTGaagaatgacaaaaaaatttaaaaagttcaagggtgtGATTACTTTTGCTTGGCACTGTATCCACTGTAGCTTTtggattgttttattattaagtaGTGTTGAAAAAAGCTGAGGGTTCACCAGCTGAAGGTTGAAACCATATGAGCCGTGTTAATGTGTCACCTTTAAAGGAACCAACAGAAGAACAAAGATACACCACCCTAACAGCTTCATGTCAGATCAGCTCCACCCAActaacccccccccccagcaGCTCCAGTTAGAACATTTCTCTAATTTTTCATGTAAGACGGAGCAAGACAGTGTGTGAAAAGGCAAAATACCACTAGAGCAGAGGTCTGAAGGGACTTTTATGACAGCATTATCTAAACCTTGGGTGTtggaaaagtttttaaaatcaaaatgacatattttggtttatttcagGGCATCAAAAGGCGACAAAATCCTCTGTGTATTAATATATCCAGAAGGCATTAGGTTTCAAAGGATCTGTCTGAACTCTGTATCTGTGGTCGTTCCTTTTTTTAGCCTACAGGTCTGACATATGACCCCAGGCCACGGCTCACTGTGAAGCCGCGGCTAAAAGAGGCCTGGAGGCGCTGAGCAGAATATGACTATACACGGCATATGTTGACAAACGTTTGTGTTTATAAATGAATAATTATCACAGCAGTCTGAAGTGGCTTTTActttaaataatgtttgctGACACATATGTAACAACATGTTAGCTACAAACAGTgatgatacatttattttaagcaaTGAGTCTAATTATACCGTAGATAAGAGTTGTCTTACCTGATCCGTTCTTTCCTCTTTTCAATCAGGTCCACCAGCGTCTGATCAAAGTATTCTTCATCGTGGTCCTTTGTGGCCCCCTGTTTGTCAGCGGCCTCCGCATTTTGTTTGTGCGTGGGGCTGGAAATGTGGCTGGCATAGTCAGTCAGGCTCACCACCTTCACCTTACACACTCTGCACTCATGTCCGCAGTCCCTGGGGAGGGAAGGAGAAAGTGGGGGTTCAATCGTTCCTTCAGGCATGGTTCTGCTCTGGTCTCGTTTGGATTGCTTTTCCTTGCCTGCAGAGCCTGCAATAGCACAACCTGGCTCTACTTTCTTTAACTCTGAAGTTCTATTAAATTCAGGAAAGGAGATTACTCAACaatccttaaaataaattgtccGATGTGTCTCTCACAGATCAGGAGGTAGCTAACTTAGAATTTTTCTATAGATA
This genomic window contains:
- the znf106a gene encoding zinc finger protein 106, producing MTRNRQCILCETLCASKQEMDEHIRSMLHHRELEKLKGRDCGHECRVCKVKVVSLTDYASHISSPTHKQNAEAADKQGATKDHDEEYFDQTLVDLIEKRKERIRKEKEAAAAMQAKEEEEQKRKEEFQQRLNKLKERYCLDRVWQAPPQGFSGSSHHKSWHRSSYYDGSTEEARPWHKSKQGKSATWHAQDPPHLQKWPTVEFSHKRVDSNKTWGSGNQQSRLPWLSNGGSSNGLYGHNNIARYCPKARPHSFMGSNSVCTNSTHFLGQAFTHFESKRNVATGQQDAGLQHGEASLADSDCHSKNSKMFGSNPKLDKNCRWSPYPVASGSHSETHQNPPEKHQKSSKPQKMPQSERKPGVSSMQNVEENGRLQVKPKPHLRDGSCNSNQRNSQDSASGFSSQKANKPSLDVGQKGSSPSGIRSEAQRSKASSLQSKPSGKQNGQKVPIGYLTSRQEKYLPESFISVRQIAFERRGSLERTPHLQTDQRQNQSEPVKGKSARESSGKATSPATLSQESALPSSTEDKFVQSLHVSTSTTESSQPAASVKEDEEKRNKIEKHSPSAVQTEAMQVSEAGQSSESDTPRTGEAQMASGSDTSALSILDLPPVLKRDLTKHMSSKNKTPGHEPNLNIARRVRNLSESRRSDTEKDTGLKPTVRQLINSSSSRRCVNWDQVYQEVRKKQDKGKGMPRFGIEMVPYEQESQSQEEAGISLSEDFQWESLMEITSESKSRKRSLSESSLAPALPHSMFASLKSEDAVEKEGFSSGQSGSTLPSAPEKQEHQCQPEEEAQKQPDKLACAAVKALQPSDLAPGDSSSGTEQYDGQGTGKRRRAARVSPSTGASCLGHNNKRRKVKSKRERLQIDQLLAVSLREEELSQSLQNVDTNLIQARAALEAAYMEVQRLVVLKQQITVEMSTMRNKRIDLLKDMQGTLEEAPEVTLKEKMDPFGAELPETSSSIECSSATAVFSPNHSAECASPPSSNLPLSIVIKEEPQSPVCVSLEPDPDNNTTNCAHSTTPELPVASGTNHCEDTAYSLGSSSDRKLEPYQGNGEEPPDCNEKLSAQIEQTEKALEASLIYSDSKSLSKPSPTRRGSAAPDSAVIQSLQSTSAFNLPASPPELRSGKRVRKLKKRKVLKKAQGTEQFQSSDTEMDEEASRPRCLRQRRRPSGGSQVSASSLPTDEGSKKTLSSLHSATKTESGTQEFPDSMVELPQAAPSENLDLEGSMEVTAACQQPQKDAFLQAPPPLPLVPDPCQPEPHSLACNQVSSTSDLDLCKSSECDLPFPVTLSKTSSDAFSDRGENDMATEGSFDGHQEAVNALQIHNELLYTCSGDRTIKAFDLLSHKCVGVFEGHSSKVTCLLVSAAPFLHHRLYSGSSDQTIRCYNLKTREFEQHFSLSDRVLCLHSRWKTLYAGLANGTVVTINLKTNKQMDVFECHGPRAVSCLASSQEGARRILLVGSYDSTISVRAAHNGLLLRTLKGHTKSVLCMTVVNDLVISGSSDHSVYAHNIHTGELVHSFKGHSHAVTVVTILGKVMVTACLDKLVRVYDLHSQDQLQVYGGYSDMVLCMSIHKNMIYTGCYDGSVQTVKLNLMQNHRCWWHGCSLVFGMTTHLQQHLINNHTSANFQTFKCRWKNCEEIFSVRSSSKQMVMLHMQKHAEEETAVEP